Within the Rhizobium grahamii genome, the region GCACTTCCTGGGGCACGTCGGTGGCGACGATTTCTTCATCGGCGTCTGCGGCTGGACCAAGGAAGAACTCACCGAGATTCTCGATCGGCTGATCAGCGATTTTCACGACGACGTGCTCGACCTCTACTCGGATGCGGATCGGGTTGCGGGGCGCATCCGCGGCCATGACCGAGCCGGCGTCGAGGCGCTGTTTCCGTTGATGCGCTGCTCCATCGGCGTGCTGGAACTGCCCGAAGGCCTCGTGATCGATGACATTAACCGCGTCAGCGCGGCGATTGCCCATATCAAGGCGGAGGCCAAGGAAAGCGCCGAGGGTCTGGTCTTTCATCTTCTGGGCGAGGCGAATTGACGCCTCCACCGTTTCCCTCCTTCTCAATTCCGGATGGGTGAACTATGTCGGGAATGTCGGAATGAGGAGACCGGATCATGTCCTTGCCCACGCAGATGCGCTTTGTCGATTTGCCGAGCTTCGGTGCTCCCGAAGTGATGCGGATCGCGGTCGGGCCTCTCCCGGTGCCCGGCGAGGGGCAGATCCTGGTTCGCACCGAGGCTATCGGCGTCAACCGCCCGGATGTTGCCCAGCGCCAGGGCACCTATCCGCCGCCGCGTGACGCGAGCCCTATCCTTGGTCTTGAGGCCGCAGGCGAGGTCGTCGCCGTCGGACCGGGCGTTTCCGATTTCAGCATTGGCGACAAGGTTTGCGGCCTCGCCAACGGCGGTGCCTATGCCGAGTATTGCCTGCTCCCCGTCGGCCAGGCCTTGCGCTTCCCGAAGGGCTATGACGCCGTCAAGGCAGCGGCTCTCCCGGAGAATTATTTCACCGTCTGGGCCAACATGTTCCAGATGGCGGGACTGACTGAAGGCGAGACCGTGCTCGTGCACGGCGGTTCGAGCGGCATCGGCACGACGGCCATTCAGCTTGCCCGTGCCTTCGGAGCCAAGGTCTATGCAACGGCCGGGTCGCAGGACAAGTGCGACGCCTGCGTGAAGCTCGGCGCTATCAGGGCAATCAACTACAAGACCGAGGATTTCGCTGATGTCATCAAGGCCGAGACCGGGCAGGGCGTCGACATCATCCTCGACATGATCGGTGCCGCCTATTTCGAAAAGAACCTGGCGTCGCTCGCCAGGGATGGATGCCTGTCGATCATTGCCTTCCTGGGCGGAGCCGTTGCCGACAAGGTCAATCTCGCGCCGATCATGGTCAAGCGCCTGACGGTCACCGGATCGACGCTGCGGCCCCGGACGGTCGAGGAGAAGCGCGCCATCCGCGACGATCTCCTCGCCAACGTCTGGCCGCTTCTCGACGAGGGAAAGGTCACGCCCGTTATCGATGCCGTCTTCCCGTTCGAAGAGGTGGCCGAAGCGCATCGGCGGATGGAAACGAGCGGCCACATCGGCAAGATCATGCTGCGTCTGTGACCGCTCGCACGTCGCTTACCGAACCTGCCGAGGCGGGGGCGACGAGAGTGTCAGGGAAGCCGCGACGGCGATGAGCCCTGGAAGCGCCATCAGCACGTAGAGCCAATGGGCGGCGGAAACCGTGCCGGCGATGCCGCCGGGTTGAACGAGGCCGGCGCTGTTGACGATCACGCCTGACAGGGCCGCGCCAAAGGCGCTGCCGAGCGACTGGACCGTCGAGATCGCGGCGGAAGCCTTGTCCTGCTCGGCGTTCTCGACGAGTTTCAGGACCTTGGCGACGAGATGCGCCCAGCCGAGGCCGACGCCGAAGCCCATCATGAACATGCCGATGACGGCAGGCACGAGAACGGTAAGCGCGCTCGCCTGATTGTCCGCAGCAAGGAAGATCGCAAGCGACGCCGTCGTCACGGCCTCGATGATGCACCCGACGACGATCGCAACGCCCGCAGCCCTGCCGGAAAGCGTACCGCTGAAGAAGGCCGCGAGAGTCCACCCCAGCGCCACGAGCGCCGTCAGGTACCCGGACATTAGCGGCGTCACGCCATGCAGGGCCTGCAGGAAATAGGGAATGTAGATGTCGCTCGTCAGCACGACGAGAAGCGTGAACATGGTGAGGTAGACCCGCGCGACGGGCTTTGCCAGCGTCACGGCGCCCGATGGCAGCAGACGGTTGTCGCTTCGCCGCTCGATAACAAGCATGCCGACCACGGCGACGACGGCGGCGGCGATCAGCACGGCCTTTGTTGCCGTCGCTTCGATCGTTCCGGCAAAGCTGACGAGAAGCACACCCGCCAGCAGCATGACGATCTGCAGGATCGGTGTCTTGCCGTGGGCGCGGTCATCGTCGGCACGCGGCAGCAGCCGTGGTGCAAGCGCTGCCATCAGCGCGCCGAGCGGCACCAGCAGCAGGAAGGCATGCCGCCATGCACTGCCAGACGAAAACACGCCGCCGAGAGTTGGGCCAAAGAGCGTGGAAACGCCCCAGATTGCTGCGTAGAGCGTGGAGGCCTTGCGCCAAAGCGGCTCGGGATAGGCGAAGCGGATGAACGCATAGGCAAGCCCGGCGAGCGTGCCTGCGCCGAAACCCTGTACCGCGCGTCCGATCAGGACGATCGGCATCGAGCCGGCGACCGCGCAGATCAGGCTGCCGAGACCGAAGATCAGCGCGCCGGCGGCATAAACGGTACGCAGCCCCGTGCCACGCGGCCGCATGGCCACGAAGATCGAGCCGAGGACGGCTGCGGCGACATAGAGCGTCGTAACCCACGCCAGCAGGTTCAACCCGCCGATATCACGCACGATCGAGGGCGAGATGGTGGCGGTGATGTAGGTTTCGACGGCGTAGAGCGTGACGCCACCGCCGAGCATCAGCGTAGCAGGCAGCAGGGGCTTGGAAAACAAATGAAATACGGAGGGTTTGTCCGCGGAAATCTGGTCGAGACCGGTCATTGCATGCGCCTTTTGGGTATTTCCTCGTGGGATTATTATTTTTGCAAGTTATGGCTTGGAAAAAATACATGGCTCGGCTATTAATGCAAGCGTTGGCTTGGAAAAATAAATGCGTCAGTCGCCTGTGAACCGAATTCTCCTCCTGCTCAAGACCGATGGTCCGCAACTGGCCGTCGATGTCGGCGACGCCCTCGGCATCTCGTCGGAGGCCGCACGCCAGCAGTTGACGAAGATGGCGGAGGACGGCCTTGTCGAGCCCGTGACCGAGCCCTCCGCGGGCAGGGGGCGACCCCGCCAGCTGTGGCATCTGACATCCCAAGGCCATCAGGCCTTTCCCGACCGGCATGCGGAGTTGACGACGAGCCTGCTGTCGATGCTGGTCAACGAACTTGGGCAACCCGCGCTCGATGCCGTGATCGCCGCCCGTGAAAGCGAGACGTTGAAACGCTATCAGAGCGAAATGGCGGGCCACGATCTCGCGGGCAGGGTGCGCCAGCTCGTTTCGATCCGGACATCCGAAGGTTACATGGCCGATAGCTGGGAAGAGGCCGACGGCTCATTGATCCTGGTCGAGAATCATTGTCCGATCTGTGCTGCGGCCAGCGCCTGCGCCGGTTTTTGCCGCTCGGAACTCGAAACCTTCAGGGCCGTTCTCGGCGCGAAGGTCGAGCGTGAACAGCATATTCTGGCGGGCGCACGCCGTTGCGCCTATCGGATCAGCCCGCTCTAGGCGGGTTGCCCGGCCGGCTGCCGGCCGCGCTCGATGAAGAGCAGCAGGCAGACCGAGGCGATGCCGATCCCCGCCGAAACCAGTGCCGTGCCGGAGTAATCGGTGAACGCGGTGCCTGCCGCGAAGATGGACGCGCTCACGCCATTGGCGATGAAGGTGTTGACTGAGATCAGCGAACTGCCGAGGCCGGGGCGATCGGCGATCAGATCCTGCATGTAGGTGATCGGAACGCTCAGGATCGCCGCCGCGCCGCAGGCATTGATGAGCACGAGCGAATAGATCTGCCACGGCGCCCAGACGAAGCCGAGCAGCGTCAGATACAGGCAATAGATCGCCGCCCCAGCGGCGAGCACGTGAACGCTGCGAAACCGCCGTTGCAATCCGCCCCACATCATCATGAACGGCATTTCCAGAAAGGCGACGAGCCCGGCCATGAAGCCGACATCGACCACCGTTCCGCCCGCTGCATGGGTGATGACGAGCGGCGAGACCACGCTGTTCACGCGCTGCAACCCCAGCAGCAGTGCCATCATGCCGACCCGCACCGCGACATGGGGCGAAAACACCCTGCCGAGCGACGAGAAGAAGCCGATATGCTGCGTCGCTGGCGCCTCGCGCTTTGGAGCCGGCCTGGCAAGAAACAGGTACAGGCAGAAGCAGGTAAGGCTTGCTATGCCCGCAATGCCATAAGCCGGCATCATCGATTGCGAGTGCATCAGATAAAGGCCGATCAGCCCCGGCGCCAGCGCCCACGAGCCGGAAAACAAGGCTCGCACGGTAGAGGTGATAGCGGCGGCTCTTCCACGGTCCATCGTGTTCGTGGTTGCGCGGATGCTGGCAAACAGGATCGAATATGTCGAGTTGCT harbors:
- a CDS encoding MFS transporter, whose amino-acid sequence is MTGLDQISADKPSVFHLFSKPLLPATLMLGGGVTLYAVETYITATISPSIVRDIGGLNLLAWVTTLYVAAAVLGSIFVAMRPRGTGLRTVYAAGALIFGLGSLICAVAGSMPIVLIGRAVQGFGAGTLAGLAYAFIRFAYPEPLWRKASTLYAAIWGVSTLFGPTLGGVFSSGSAWRHAFLLLVPLGALMAALAPRLLPRADDDRAHGKTPILQIVMLLAGVLLVSFAGTIEATATKAVLIAAAVVAVVGMLVIERRSDNRLLPSGAVTLAKPVARVYLTMFTLLVVLTSDIYIPYFLQALHGVTPLMSGYLTALVALGWTLAAFFSGTLSGRAAGVAIVVGCIIEAVTTASLAIFLAADNQASALTVLVPAVIGMFMMGFGVGLGWAHLVAKVLKLVENAEQDKASAAISTVQSLGSAFGAALSGVIVNSAGLVQPGGIAGTVSAAHWLYVLMALPGLIAVAASLTLSSPPPRQVR
- a CDS encoding helix-turn-helix transcriptional regulator — translated: MRQSPVNRILLLLKTDGPQLAVDVGDALGISSEAARQQLTKMAEDGLVEPVTEPSAGRGRPRQLWHLTSQGHQAFPDRHAELTTSLLSMLVNELGQPALDAVIAARESETLKRYQSEMAGHDLAGRVRQLVSIRTSEGYMADSWEEADGSLILVENHCPICAAASACAGFCRSELETFRAVLGAKVEREQHILAGARRCAYRISPL
- a CDS encoding NAD(P)H-quinone oxidoreductase; protein product: MSLPTQMRFVDLPSFGAPEVMRIAVGPLPVPGEGQILVRTEAIGVNRPDVAQRQGTYPPPRDASPILGLEAAGEVVAVGPGVSDFSIGDKVCGLANGGAYAEYCLLPVGQALRFPKGYDAVKAAALPENYFTVWANMFQMAGLTEGETVLVHGGSSGIGTTAIQLARAFGAKVYATAGSQDKCDACVKLGAIRAINYKTEDFADVIKAETGQGVDIILDMIGAAYFEKNLASLARDGCLSIIAFLGGAVADKVNLAPIMVKRLTVTGSTLRPRTVEEKRAIRDDLLANVWPLLDEGKVTPVIDAVFPFEEVAEAHRRMETSGHIGKIMLRL